The following DNA comes from Thermomicrobiales bacterium.
TCGATCGTCCCGGTGCCGTCGAGAATCGCGGCCCGCATGGCGTCCAGCACGTAGGTCGCCGGTGAGACGGTCGCCAGCGCCTGCATCCAGCCCGGCAGCACTTCGATCGGGTAATAGACACCCGAAACAAGCAGCAGGATGGACGAGATGATGAACGTCATCTGCTCGCCCTTCTCCGGGAAGAGGAGCGGCAGCACCGCGCCGATGATGCCGAACCCGATGAACGACAGGCTGCCGATCACGATCGTCAGCAGCGCACCGATCAGGTTCGCGCCGCGCAGGTTAATGTCGAAGAACATCGCCAGCACGCCGAGTAGCAGCGCCGAACGGATGATTCCGTAGATGATGGCGAAGATCGACTGCCCCACCATGTGGGTGAGCCGGTTGATCGGAGCCATCATCGTGTACTCGATCGTCCCCTCCCAGCGCTCCCAGGCGATCATCTCGGCCATGTTCATAAAGATCGAGTTCAGGTAACTCCAGACGAGCGTACCGATCGCCAGAAAGAGCAGGAGCTGCGTGCCGTCATCTCCCTGCGCCTTGCCGATGAACATGATCGACATCGACGAGGCAGCCGAGTAGATCAGGAATGCGATTTCCCAGCCCCAGTAGCGCTTGGTCAGATTCCAGTTGCGTTCAACGAAGGCGTAGGACGCCCGCGCCTCCCGCCCCAGCGTCGCGACCGGCGAGAGTGATCGCGCTTGCGACATTGTCGTTTCCTCTCTCAGGCCGCTTCAGCCGGATTGTCTTCGTGGTCGTCCGTCAGGTTCCGACCAGTCAGTGCGATAAACACATCTTCGAGCGTCGGGTTCGCCAGACCGTCGCGCTCGCGAACGATCTGCTTCAGCTCCTCGACAGTGCCAATGGCGATCAGCTGCCCCTCGTCCATAATCGCGATCCGATCGCAGAGCGCCTCGGCCTCGTCCATGTCGTGCGAGCAGATCACGATCGTCGCATCATGCCGGTCGCGTAGCTCGTGGACGAACTTCTGCACGTCCTTCTTCGAGCGCGGATCCAGCCCGGTCGTCGGCTCGTCCAGCAGCAGCAGGACCGGCGAGGTCAGGAACGCGCGGGCGATCGCGACCTTCTGCTGCATCCCGCGGGACATCTGCTCCAGCGGCGCATTGATCCGATCCGCCTTGATCTCCAGTCCGCCGAGGATCGTCGTGATCTCCTGTCGCAGGTCTTCGCCGGTGCGCCCGTACAGCCGCATGGCGTAGAGCAGGTTCTCCATCGGCGAGAGCTTCTTGAAGAACGACGCCTCAACCGACACGCGGTTGATCAGGCGCTTCACCTGCATCTCGTTGGCTTGCACGTCGTAGCCAAACACGGTGATCTCGCCCGAATCCGGGATCAGCAGCGTCGAGATCAGGCGGATCAGCGTCGACTTGCCGGAGCCGTTCGCGCCCAGGATCCCGAAGATCTCATTCCGGCGCACTTCCAGACTGATGTCGTCCAGCGCCCGCACGTCCTTTTGCGGCTCGACCGGCGTTCGGCGAAACGGCAGCGCACGCCGCTTCTTCTTGGAGAACACCTTCGACGCGTTGCGGATGACAACCGCCGGCCCGTGGTCGGCGATGGTCGGCAGCATCGAGCGGTCGACCGTGAGATTCATGCCGATGACGCCCTTTGTGTCTGGCGCTTGCGGATCGAGGATCTGTGGGGACATCAGCGTCTCCTCCCTGCTACATTCGCCGGCCGTGAGGACGGCACTGTCAACATCTCTGTCATCGTTCGGTCAATACAGTCGCGCCGGGTCTTACTGGTGTACATTCGATACGCTCCAATTCACCGAGTTTGGTTGGATGAGTGAGTTCAACATCTTCAGCTTCGTCGTCCGGCGCAGAGTCCCGATTCCGAGACAACAAAAAACCGCGGGCTCCGGACCATCTGTCAGGTCCGCCCGCGGTTAATGGGCTTCGGTTGCCTCAGCTACGCGAGGTCAACACTCCCATTCCGACGACAGACCTGGGCGCACTCCGCCCTTGAGCAGCGCGAAGCCACCCTTGAACGGCGCACGAAGGCGAACGATGGCGCTGAACGTGTTCATCGAACCCCCTCCGTTTCCGTTCGTCAGATCTGTCACAGTTACTTCCATCTTCATTGCAACATGTGCCAACCTGCGGCGGGCACGTCGACCATCATAGGGCGAGTGCCGCCTGATGTCAATAGTTTTTTCGCGGTGTTGAAGGTCAATGAAGACGTCAACGCAACATGGCGATCATCTCGGCGCGGCAGGTAGTCGCGTCCCCTGTTATCTTGAGTAGTTGATCGCAGCGAATCCTCCAGGCGAACGAGCCGGTGCCAATCCGTTCGTACGAATATGACCCGGCTTGTCCATCGCCGTGAGGCGATCTTTCCCGCGCCGGATGAAGGCGACTCCAACCCATCGCCGATCCCGTCGGCCCCCAACATCTTGCGGCCGATGGGGTGCGCGATGCGCGCGCATCCAACGGATACAGTGCGGTGCGTCGCTGCCCCTTCGCCCCAATGCCGTCGACAACGCATCGGCTTGTGAACACGCCATCGATTGGATGGGCATCTCCCGGCGATGATTACGTATGTACGGCCACGCGATATCGGTATACGATACCTGTCGAGATATGCCGAATCGGCTGCGTGTCCCGCGCAAGTTCGTCGTATCGGCATGACAACATGACCATATCGCCGAATCACGGTTGACAATCGCGTGGCGTATTGGTAACTTGCCGCCCAGATTCGCGGACAATATAGCGAGCGATGCACCCCTGTGGGTCTGCAATGAATACAGCACATTTCTCCGGCAGTGTGCGATGGGCCGGATCCGTTGGCCCACCTGGCCCGGATCGCGTTCTTACGCCGATGGTTTCCGATGTCTGCAGGAAGCAGGACTTCGCTTCATGGTCATGAGATTAGTCGTCCGGCGACTCATTGCGCTTGTCTTTGTCCTCTTCGCGCTTTCAGCCATCACCTTCGCGCTCTCGCATGTTGTGCCGTCCGATCCGGCGCGCATGATCGCCGGGCCGCGTGCCAGCCCGGAGGCTGTCGAGTTGGTCCGCAAGGAGTACGGGCTCGACCAGCCAGTGCTGACGCAGTATGTCAACTACGTGACCGGCATCGTCCAACTGGACTTCGGGAAATCTCTGACGTCACGACGTGCCGTCTCCGATGATCTGCGCGAGTATGTGCCCGCGACGATCGAGTTGACCCTCTACGCCATCATCTTTTCCGTCGTTGTCGGCTTGCCACTCGGTGTCCTGTCGGCGGTAAAGCGCAGTACTGGCGTGGATGCGTTCGGTCGGGTCATTTCGGTTCTTGGTCTGTCGATCCCATCCTTCTGGCTCGCGCTGATATTGCAGTTCTTCCTGTTCGCGAAACTGGGGTTACTGCCGGACGGGCAACGCCTGCCAGTCGGAATCGATCCTCCGCGCGCAATCACGCATCTGTACACGATCGACGCGTTGCTGACCGGCAATTTCCACACCTGGTGGGTCGCCTCGAAGCATCTGGCGATGCCGGCCTTTGTGCTTGGCTTTGGTGCACTCGCGGTCATCACCCGTATGGCGCGGGCGGGCATGCTTGAGGTGCTGGGGCAGGACTACATCCGAACCGCCCGTGCCAAGGGCCTTGCCCCGGGCCGCGTCATCACCGGGCACGCGCTGAAGAACGCGCTGCTGCCGGCGGTGACCGTCATCGGGCTCCAGGTCGGCTTGCTGCTTGGCGGCGCGGTCCTGATTGAGATCGTCTTCTCCTGGCCGGGTATTGGTCGCTACGCGTTCCAGGCGATTCAGAACATGGACCAGAACGCCGTCATCTCGGTGACGCTGGTCATCGGGGCTGGGTACGTCGTGATGAACATGCTCGTTGATATTGCGTATGTCCTGTTGGATCCGAGACTGAAGGCAAAATGACAGATTCTGATGCACAGCTCGCCGGTACCGCTTCGGGTGGCCTGCACCAGCCCGTCCAGTTTCAGTCACGCACGGGCCTGCGCTACTTTCTGAAACGCTTCGCAGGCGAATCGCCGCTGAACGTTGTCGCGTTGGCGATCATCATCCTGTTCCTGCTGCTGTCGATCTTCGGCCGCATGATCGCGCCCTACGATCCGATCGCGCCGAGCATCGCTGACAAGTTCTCTCCGCCCTCGACCGAGCACTGGCTCGGGACCGACGAGCTTGGCCGCGACATTCTCAGCCGCGTGCTGACCGGGACGCGCATCTCACTCGGCATCGCCACACTCATCCTGTCGATCGCGATCACCTTCGGCGTCCTCGTCGGTGCGATTGCAGGGTATGTCGGTGGTTGGGTCGACGAGGTCCTGATGCGCATCACCGACGTCTTCCTCGCCTTCCCGGCCCTGATCCTGGCAATGGGCATCGCCGCATCGCTCGGGCGCGACTTGAAAAACGTCATCATCGCGCTGACGCTCGTCTACTGGCCGTGGTATGCCCGCCTCATCCGCGGGCAGGTCCTGTCAATGCGCGAGCGCGATTTCGTCGAGGCCGCCCACGCCATCGGCATGCGCCCGTCGCGTGTGCTGGTGCGGCATATCCTGCCCAACACCATCGCGCCGATCATCGTTCAGGCGACGGTCGATGTTGGTTATGCCGTTTTGGCTACTGCTGGCTTGTCATTTATCGGACTCGGTGCACAGCCGCCATCGCCCGAATGGGGCACGATGATCGCTGGCGCTCGCACCTACTTCCGCGTGGCATGGTGGTACATGACCTTCCCCGGCCTCGCGCTGACGTTGACGGTCATTGGCTTCAACCTGCTCGGCGATGGATTGCGAGACTACTTCGATCCCCGGACACGTACTCGCTAGTGGCGCTCAGACGCTAACCGACTCACGAAAGGAGGTGGCCCTGCCACCAGATACTCCGTGTGAAACAACACAGGCAGCCACTCCGCGATCAGTCGTCCACGGCCAAGACAACAGCGGAGCAGGGACATTCGCATTCAGATTTCGAGGGGATGGATGACGTGGTAGACGACCAGACATATCAGGAAAAGCTTAAGGGGCTCGTGAGCAGAAGCGCCGTATCGCGCCGTTCGTTGCTGAAGCGCGGACTTGCGCTCGGCCTGGCAACGCCGGCGGTCATGACCTTGCTGGCCGCTTGCGGTGGCGATGACGACGATTCCAGCTCCGGCGACAGCGGCTCGGGCGGCACCACCGCCACCGAGTCGACCGGCGGCTCCGAGGCGACCGAGAGCACCGATTCGGGCGACAGTGGCTCCAGTGCAAACAAAGAGTTCGTCATGGTGATCAACAGCGCAGTCGCCGATGCTGACCCGCAATCAGCGTACGACAACGTCGCCAGCTCGCTGTTCTTCGCCACCTACGAAATGCTCATTCGCTTTGACGGCGAGAGCACCACCGAGTACGTGCCAATGCTCGCGACCAGCTGGGAGCAGAACGACGACGCGACTGAATACACCTTCGTGATCCCGGAGAACGTCAAGTTCCATGACGATTCGGACTGCGATGCCCAGTCGGTCAAGGATTCGTTCGCGCGCCTGCTCAACATGGGCCGCGGCCCGGTGAGTGTCATCAGCCGCTTTGTCAGCGACGCCGACGCGCAGATCAGCGTCGAGAACCCGACGACGGTCAAGTTCACCATGAACAAGCCCGAGCCGCTCTTCCTCTCCGCCATGGCGTCCGAGTACGGACCGTTCGTCATGTCGATGAAGGCGATGGAAGAGCACAAGACCGACGCCGATCCCTACGCTCACGAATGGTTCAGCCAGAACATGGTTGGCACTGGCCCGTACTTCGTCTCCGAAAACTCGCCGCAGGATCGCGTTGTCTTCGATCGCTTCGAGGACTACCACGGTGCGGCACCGTTCTTCGAGCGCATCGTCGCTCGTGTCGTCTCTGAGGACGCAACCCGCCGTCAGTTGATCGAAACCGGCGATGCGGATGCCGTCGCGATTTTGCCGCCGGAAGATCTTGAGGCGCTCCAGACGAATCCGGACGTCCAGGTCGTTGAGTACGCCTCGACCCAGTGCAACTGGATTCGCTCGAACTACGTCACGATCCCTGATCCGAAGGCGCGGCAGGCGTTCGCCTACGCCTGGCCGTACGAAGAAGTCATCGACGGCGTGATGAAGGGTTTTGCCGTGGTACAGGGCCCGATCGCGGACTCCGTCATCGGGTTCGATCCGGACGTGCCGGTCTACACTACCGATCTCGACAAGGCCAAGAGTCTGCTCGCCGAGGCCGGCATTGCCGAAGGTGAGACCTTCACCTTTATGTATGGCTCGGGCGACATGACGATTGCTTCGATGGCGCAGCTGTTTCAGGCGAATCTGGCCCAGATTGGCATCAATCTCGACATCCAGCAGATCGACCGTGCCGCGCTGATCGACCTGAACTACGGTGATGCGCCTGCGGAAGAGCGCCCGCACTTCACCTCGACCGGCTGGTGGCCGGACTACAACGACTCGTGGAGCCAGTTCTATCCGAACTTCCACACCAAGTCGATCGGTAGCGCGGGCGCAAATTCGTCGTACTACTCGAACGCCGAGGCCGATGATCTCATGGATCAGCTCGAAGTTGCCACGACGGTCGAAGAGATCGAGGATCTCACCAGCAAGCTCCTGCAGCTCATGATGTGGGACGATCCGGCCGGGATTTTCTACTCGCAGCTCACGAAGACCGCCGT
Coding sequences within:
- a CDS encoding ABC transporter permease, translating into MSQARSLSPVATLGREARASYAFVERNWNLTKRYWGWEIAFLIYSAASSMSIMFIGKAQGDDGTQLLLFLAIGTLVWSYLNSIFMNMAEMIAWERWEGTIEYTMMAPINRLTHMVGQSIFAIIYGIIRSALLLGVLAMFFDINLRGANLIGALLTIVIGSLSFIGFGIIGAVLPLLFPEKGEQMTFIISSILLLVSGVYYPIEVLPGWMQALATVSPATYVLDAMRAAILDGTGTIDLLPKMLPLLIIGLITVPLGMAVFGYFERYAKRTGRLKRSG
- a CDS encoding ABC transporter ATP-binding protein, producing MSPQILDPQAPDTKGVIGMNLTVDRSMLPTIADHGPAVVIRNASKVFSKKKRRALPFRRTPVEPQKDVRALDDISLEVRRNEIFGILGANGSGKSTLIRLISTLLIPDSGEITVFGYDVQANEMQVKRLINRVSVEASFFKKLSPMENLLYAMRLYGRTGEDLRQEITTILGGLEIKADRINAPLEQMSRGMQQKVAIARAFLTSPVLLLLDEPTTGLDPRSKKDVQKFVHELRDRHDATIVICSHDMDEAEALCDRIAIMDEGQLIAIGTVEELKQIVRERDGLANPTLEDVFIALTGRNLTDDHEDNPAEAA
- a CDS encoding ABC transporter permease; its protein translation is MRLVVRRLIALVFVLFALSAITFALSHVVPSDPARMIAGPRASPEAVELVRKEYGLDQPVLTQYVNYVTGIVQLDFGKSLTSRRAVSDDLREYVPATIELTLYAIIFSVVVGLPLGVLSAVKRSTGVDAFGRVISVLGLSIPSFWLALILQFFLFAKLGLLPDGQRLPVGIDPPRAITHLYTIDALLTGNFHTWWVASKHLAMPAFVLGFGALAVITRMARAGMLEVLGQDYIRTARAKGLAPGRVITGHALKNALLPAVTVIGLQVGLLLGGAVLIEIVFSWPGIGRYAFQAIQNMDQNAVISVTLVIGAGYVVMNMLVDIAYVLLDPRLKAK
- a CDS encoding ABC transporter permease produces the protein MTDSDAQLAGTASGGLHQPVQFQSRTGLRYFLKRFAGESPLNVVALAIIILFLLLSIFGRMIAPYDPIAPSIADKFSPPSTEHWLGTDELGRDILSRVLTGTRISLGIATLILSIAITFGVLVGAIAGYVGGWVDEVLMRITDVFLAFPALILAMGIAASLGRDLKNVIIALTLVYWPWYARLIRGQVLSMRERDFVEAAHAIGMRPSRVLVRHILPNTIAPIIVQATVDVGYAVLATAGLSFIGLGAQPPSPEWGTMIAGARTYFRVAWWYMTFPGLALTLTVIGFNLLGDGLRDYFDPRTRTR
- a CDS encoding ABC transporter substrate-binding protein, encoding MVDDQTYQEKLKGLVSRSAVSRRSLLKRGLALGLATPAVMTLLAACGGDDDDSSSGDSGSGGTTATESTGGSEATESTDSGDSGSSANKEFVMVINSAVADADPQSAYDNVASSLFFATYEMLIRFDGESTTEYVPMLATSWEQNDDATEYTFVIPENVKFHDDSDCDAQSVKDSFARLLNMGRGPVSVISRFVSDADAQISVENPTTVKFTMNKPEPLFLSAMASEYGPFVMSMKAMEEHKTDADPYAHEWFSQNMVGTGPYFVSENSPQDRVVFDRFEDYHGAAPFFERIVARVVSEDATRRQLIETGDADAVAILPPEDLEALQTNPDVQVVEYASTQCNWIRSNYVTIPDPKARQAFAYAWPYEEVIDGVMKGFAVVQGPIADSVIGFDPDVPVYTTDLDKAKSLLAEAGIAEGETFTFMYGSGDMTIASMAQLFQANLAQIGINLDIQQIDRAALIDLNYGDAPAEERPHFTSTGWWPDYNDSWSQFYPNFHTKSIGSAGANSSYYSNAEADDLMDQLEVATTVEEIEDLTSKLLQLMMWDDPAGIFYSQLTKTAVLSKGIRGFVPNGIYINSFNFPDMSREG